The genomic DNA TATCAAGCTGATGTTAGTCAGATAGATGTGGAAGATCGTGGCGATGCAGTAGAAGGTGTGAGAGATGTAATTGAAAGGCGTGTAAACGCAATTGGTGTGGGAGAGCCAAATGTACAAACAACAAAAGTTGGAGAAGATTATCGTGTAATTGTAGAATTACCAGGTGTCACAGATATACAAGAAGCAAAAGATAAAATTGGCGAGACTCCAATTTTGGAATTTAAAAAAGAAAACATAATTCCTCCGCGTGAACTAACAGAAGAGGAGAGAATAGAAATGGACGAGTTTAATAAAATAGCTCGTAAAAAAGCAGAAGGATATTTAACAGAAATTAAAAACGGTACAGACTTTGAAGAGTTTGCGGAGCAAAATTCAGAAGATGAACTAAGCAGAAATAATGGTGGATATTTAGGGTTTATTTCTAGTGTTGGTCCTTATGCAGATTTGTACAGTTGGGCTAGCTCTGTAAGCGATGGTTCTGTATCTCAAGAATTACTAGAAACAAATCAAGGTTTTGCAATTGCAAAAAGAGGTGGGTCTACAGATGGGGATATGGAGGTTCGTGCAAGTCATATTTTGATTTGTTATCTAGGTGCTTCTAGGTGTGAGGGTGCGAATTATACAAAAACAGAAGCGTTGGCAAAAGCACAGAAAATTTTTGAGCAGGCAAATGCTGATAATTTTGCAGATTTAGCAATCCAATGGTCCACAGATCCAGGTTCAAAGGAAAATGGTGGAGATCTTGGGTTTTTTCCAAAAGAGGCAATGGTAGGCGATTTTGGAGAAGCTTCGTTTAATGCGAGTGTTGGAGAAATAGTGGGTCCAGTAGAAACTCAATACGGTTTTCATATAATTTATAAAACAGATGAAAAAATAAACCAAAACATAGAAGCTTGGTATTTGGTAGTCAGCACAAAATCAGAATTAGATATTTTACCACCACAAGATCCGTGGATGAATACAGGACTTTCTGGAAAACAATTGGAAAGAGCCGAGGTTGTAAGTAATCCAAACACTGGGGCTGTTCAAGTTTCACTTCAGTTTGATTCTGAAGGAACAGAATTATTTAAAAATATAACTACTGAAAATGTTGGAAAGCCGATTGCGATTTATTTGGACGGTGAGCCGATAAGTATCCCAAGAGTAAATGAGCCTATCACAGACGGTAGTGCTGTAATTAGTGGAAGTTTCAACATTACAGAAGCAGGACTACTTTCACAAAGATTAAACGCTGGTGCACTTCCTGTTCCTGTTGAGATAATATCTCAACAAACAGTTGGTGCGACACTAGGTATAGAATCTATGCAAAAAAGTTTGAAAGCTGCAGCGATTGCAATAGTACTGGTTATGATATTTATGATTGTGTACTATCGTATTCCTGGGTTAATTTCTGTTATTTCTTTATCACTTTATATATCACTTACACTTGCTTTGTTCAAGCTTATCGGTGTTACACTTACTTTGGCTGGAATTGCAGGTTTTGTACTTTCAATTGGAATGGCTGTGGATGCAAATGTTCTTATATTTGAGAGGTTAAAAGAAGAGTTGAAATTGGGAAAGAGTTTGAAAACTGCCACAGAAGAAGGGTTTATTCGCGCTTGGAGCTCTATTCGAGATGGAAACATATCAACACTTATTACTTGTGCGCTACTTATTATGCTTGGTACAAGTTTTGTAAAAGGTTTTGCTATTACACTTGGAATTGGTATATTTGTAAGTTTGTTCACAGCAATTACTGTCACAAGAGTTTTATTGAGATATATAGCTCCTTGGTTCAAAGAAAAAGGGAATATGTTATTTTTAGGATATAGACCAAATAAAGATGCAAAATAAATATATGAAAAAGAACTTTAAAATTGTAGATTATAGAAAGGTTAGTTTTACTTTTTCAGCTGTTATTGTTGGAATAAGTATAATTTTGCTTGCAGTGTTTGGTCTAAAACCAGGAATAGACTTTGCTGGCGGATCACTTATGGAGTTTGAGTTTGCGACAGAGCGACCAAACAACTCAGAGATAATGGAAGTTCTGGAAGGTTATGAAAGTGTAGCTGTTCAATCTGTGGATGAAAAAGGTGTTCTGATAAAAATGAAATTTATTGGTGAGGAAGAACACAAAGATATATTGGAAAAAGTTAGGGCAAGTTTTGAAACAGAAGAAAATAGAGTTTTGGAACAGCGTTTTGAAACTATTGGACCAACTATCAGTACACAGCTTAGAGAAAGGTCTGTTTATATTATTCTGACAGTTATAATCGCTATAGTTTTGTATGTGGCCTACGCCTTTAGAAGAGTTTCAAGACCGATCCAATCTTGGAAGTATGGTGTTTCTGCTATTATTGCATTGGTTCACGATGTTATTATTACTTTGGGTATATTTGCAATTTTAGGTAGGTATTTTGGAGTAGAAATAAATGTGGCGTTTGTGGTGGCATTAATGACAATTTTAGGTTATTCTGTAAACGACTCTATTGTTGTATTCGATCGTGTTCGTGAAAATCTTATTAAAAAAGGAAGTGACAGATTTGTGGAATCTATCAATCAAGGTGTGCAAGATACAATCCCGCGCTCAATAAATACTTCTGCTACAACACTTTTAGTGTTAACAGCATTATTCTTGTTTGGTGGAGAGTCAATCCATTACTTCTCACTTGCACTTATAATTGGAATTTTGACTGGAACATATTCTTCAATATTCTTAGCAGCACCGCTTTTGGCGACTTGGCAAGATTTGGCAAAACGAAAAAAGTAAAAAATATATAAATTCAAAAATCTCGCAATTAAGCGAGATTTTTATTTGTATTATTTCTTTATGGCATCTTGAGCAAAACTAAGTGGAGTCGAAAGATCCCTGTGCAATATCACAAAAACATAAATAATTAAAATAAAATATTAGTTCCTTTTTCTGTCATTTTGAATCAAAGCGGGGCTTGCCTGCCAGCAAGAATCCCTTAAACATTGATTTAAAAACATTCTTTTTTAACCATAACATCAAAATGTTCTCACTTTACCTTTTGACACCAAGATGTAACCAAAAGTGCCGAACGGTTGATAATTTACGGCTTAATTTTTTATAAAGATTTATTTAACTCACCACAGTTCGCTAAATTCGTTATTTTCTGTATTCTCAGAAAACCATAAATCTTTATAAAAAATTAGTCCAAAAATTTCAAATGTTCGGGAGGTTAGGGGGAAAAATAAGATATCGTATATATTATTTCTATGATATAATAAATTCATCATTATAATATAAAATATGATCAGACATTTTATTGCTTTTATTGGAGCTTTAGTAGCTCTGCTAATTTATTGGGTTGGTTATGTTTCTGGTGCCAACGGCTGGTTTTGGACAGCTATTGGAATTCTGATAGTATATACAGCTGTGTATAACTTGGTTGATGCTTAATTATGACAAGTTTAGATTCATTTATAAAATTATTGATAGATTTTTTTTCGAGTCCTGTTGATGTTGTAATATTCAAATTATTTATTACATTTGGTTGGGCTATTTTTGTGTGGCTTCTTTTGTTTGTTGCTATTTATTTTTATGTAGAATACAGACAGGGAAAATATATGAAAGATTGGAAGTGGGTTTTGCTTGCAATAGATATTCCAGCAAACAATGAACAGAGTCCAAAAGCAGTAGAACAACTTTTTGCTCATTTGGCAGGTGCACTAAATAAGCCAGATATTGCAGAAAAATATCGCGGTGGTTTTGTTCAGCGTTGGTTTAGTTTTGAGATTATTAGTATAGATGGTTATATTCAATTTTTGGTTCGCACAGAGGAGTCATTGCGAGATTTGGTAGAAGCTGCAATGTATGCTCAATATCCAGAAGCAGATATTACAGAAGTGGAAGATTATACAATAAATACACCAAAAAGTTTTCCAGATGAAGAATATGACATTTGGGCGGCAGATTTTGGTCTTGCTGAAAACAACGCTTACCCACTTCGTACTTACAGAGATTTTGAGCATTCTGTAGCAAGAACAGAAACTACTGCACTTCGTGATCCAATGAGTGCTTTTTTGGAGAGTTTTAGTAGGATTGGTCAAGGTGAGCAAATGTGGTTTCAGATTCTAATTTCACCAATTTCAAATAATTGGAAAGAAAAAGCGATCAAAAAAATAAAAGAGATGATTGGTGAAAATTCTTCGTCAAAATCAATTGGAGACATGATGACAGATGCACCGTTAAAACTTTTGCAAGGTATTGGAGATCAATTTTTCACTACAGAATCAACTCCAACAAGACCAGAGCCTTTGAACAAGCTTTCTATGATGACTCCAGGACAAGTGAAACTTGTAGAAGCAATGGAAAATAAAATTAGTAAGATTGGTTTTAGGACAAAAATGAGAGGGGTGTATTTGGCTCGCAAAGAAGTTTTTAGACCAAACAGAGGAGTCAGTGCATTAATGGGTGCTATTAATCAGTTCAATGTTCCAAGTGCAAACTCTTTAGTTCCAAAGAGTGGAGTAGGGGCATCATACTTTTTTACTAAAAATCGTTCAAACACAAAAAAGATAAATTTATTGAACTCTTACAAAAAAAGAAAGATTTCAAATGGTTCAGATCCTTTTGTTTTGAACATAGAAGAACTTGCAACTATTTGGCATTTTCCTATTTCCACAGTTAAAACTCCGCTTCTACAAAAATCAGAAGGCAAGAAATCAGAACCGCCAATTTCACTCCCAATGGAAAGGGTGTTTGGTGAAACTGTATTAGAAGAAAAAATACCAGAAAATAAAAACTCATTCAAAACAGATGCCGGAGATTTTGGCTACGGCTCAGAAGAAAACTTTGGATAGGAAATAAATTTTAAATAAAAAAACCTGCTTTTTACAACAGGTTTTTTTGTTTATTTTTCTCTAAGCTCTAGCAAGTGTTTCTTTTTTATCCATCTTTTTCAACAAGTGAGTCAAAATAGGTGGAGTGAGAAGTGTGGTCAAAATAACCATAATTACGATTATAGAGAATACTTCGTCAGAAACAACTCCTAGAGTTTTTCCAATTGTTGCAAAGATAAGCCCAACTTCACCACGAGGCACCATTCCAAAACCAATCAAAGCTTTGTTTACACCTTTTCCAGCGGCGTAACCAGCGATGATTTTTCCGAAAAATGCTACAACTGTTAAAGTCAGAGCAACTGCCAAAACCTTGATATCAAACATCGTCTCAATTTTTACAGTCATGCCTGTCACAACAAAGAAAATAGGTATTAAGAAGTGCCCAATTGGATTTATAAGCTCGTCTATATGATGATCTGAATATTTATTTATGGCGCGCGTCACCTTTGCCTTTAGAGCTGGCTCCGCATCTTGTACAGCTTCTTTTACATGGCTTACAACCTCTGGATCTTTGAAAAATCTAAAGTGAACAGAATCTAAAATTAATCCTGCTGCAAAAGCACCAACAATAGGAGCAAGTCCAATAATAGAAGCAAGATAAGCAAATATAAGACCAAATGAAATTATAATTGTAAATTTCATTCCAACACCAGAGTGAATTTTTGAAAACAATTTTCCAATATGTTTTGCAAGTAATTGACCTAAAACAATTGAACCAACAAGGAACATAATTGCTTTTGCAGTGATTAAAGTAATAGTTCCTAAACTCACTGCTCCAGCCGTCACAAGTGCAGAAATAACTGCCAAAATAATAAGTCCTAAAACATCGTCAATTACAGCAGCGCCAAGTACAATCTGTGCTTCTTTCATTTGTAGTTTTCCTAAATCTTGGAAAACTCTAGCTGTAATTCCTACAGAGGTTGCTGTAAGTGCAGCTCCTAAAAATAAGTAAGCATTTGGATCTAAACCAGGCATAAGCCAAGGCCCCACAATATAAGCTCCAAGTATAAAAGGTAGAACAACACCAACAATTGCAACCATTAATGCTTTGGTCCCAACTTTTTTCATTTCGCTTATTTTTGATTCCAATCCTATTTGGAATAGTAAAATTACAACTCCTAATTCTGCCAAAAATGTAATAATAGAATCGTGTTTTATTGGCTCAAACCAGTGAATTCCAAGTAGTGCAATATTTCCCAAAATAACACCCATTACCAATTCTCCCAAAACAGACGGTTGTCCAAATTTCTCAATTAAGCTAGATAT from Candidatus Magasanikbacteria bacterium includes the following:
- the secD gene encoding protein translocase subunit SecD, coding for MSSIKKKLRAKTRWGVIGIFVLLLATVIFDAPNLFNGWVESINNKTGIGIPMVLDKEFALGLDLQGGAHLVYQADVSQIDVEDRGDAVEGVRDVIERRVNAIGVGEPNVQTTKVGEDYRVIVELPGVTDIQEAKDKIGETPILEFKKENIIPPRELTEEERIEMDEFNKIARKKAEGYLTEIKNGTDFEEFAEQNSEDELSRNNGGYLGFISSVGPYADLYSWASSVSDGSVSQELLETNQGFAIAKRGGSTDGDMEVRASHILICYLGASRCEGANYTKTEALAKAQKIFEQANADNFADLAIQWSTDPGSKENGGDLGFFPKEAMVGDFGEASFNASVGEIVGPVETQYGFHIIYKTDEKINQNIEAWYLVVSTKSELDILPPQDPWMNTGLSGKQLERAEVVSNPNTGAVQVSLQFDSEGTELFKNITTENVGKPIAIYLDGEPISIPRVNEPITDGSAVISGSFNITEAGLLSQRLNAGALPVPVEIISQQTVGATLGIESMQKSLKAAAIAIVLVMIFMIVYYRIPGLISVISLSLYISLTLALFKLIGVTLTLAGIAGFVLSIGMAVDANVLIFERLKEELKLGKSLKTATEEGFIRAWSSIRDGNISTLITCALLIMLGTSFVKGFAITLGIGIFVSLFTAITVTRVLLRYIAPWFKEKGNMLFLGYRPNKDAK
- the secF gene encoding protein translocase subunit SecF, producing MKKNFKIVDYRKVSFTFSAVIVGISIILLAVFGLKPGIDFAGGSLMEFEFATERPNNSEIMEVLEGYESVAVQSVDEKGVLIKMKFIGEEEHKDILEKVRASFETEENRVLEQRFETIGPTISTQLRERSVYIILTVIIAIVLYVAYAFRRVSRPIQSWKYGVSAIIALVHDVIITLGIFAILGRYFGVEINVAFVVALMTILGYSVNDSIVVFDRVRENLIKKGSDRFVESINQGVQDTIPRSINTSATTLLVLTALFLFGGESIHYFSLALIIGILTGTYSSIFLAAPLLATWQDLAKRKK
- a CDS encoding cation:proton antiporter, which produces MNSILKTLRGKFNPSKSKRFVKKALFFSLFVYAVAPFIAKAGEGAVEGHGALASTFLWIAVILIFAKISSLIEKFGQPSVLGELVMGVILGNIALLGIHWFEPIKHDSIITFLAELGVVILLFQIGLESKISEMKKVGTKALMVAIVGVVLPFILGAYIVGPWLMPGLDPNAYLFLGAALTATSVGITARVFQDLGKLQMKEAQIVLGAAVIDDVLGLIILAVISALVTAGAVSLGTITLITAKAIMFLVGSIVLGQLLAKHIGKLFSKIHSGVGMKFTIIISFGLIFAYLASIIGLAPIVGAFAAGLILDSVHFRFFKDPEVVSHVKEAVQDAEPALKAKVTRAINKYSDHHIDELINPIGHFLIPIFFVVTGMTVKIETMFDIKVLAVALTLTVVAFFGKIIAGYAAGKGVNKALIGFGMVPRGEVGLIFATIGKTLGVVSDEVFSIIVIMVILTTLLTPPILTHLLKKMDKKETLARA